The Nycticebus coucang isolate mNycCou1 chromosome 2, mNycCou1.pri, whole genome shotgun sequence genome includes a window with the following:
- the GCNT1 gene encoding beta-1,3-galactosyl-O-glycosyl-glycoprotein beta-1,6-N-acetylglucosaminyltransferase — protein MLRKLLCRRLFSYPINYCFVFLVFSLVTFSVVRIHQKPEFVDSRPLELVGENPSNINCTKVVQGDIDEIQKAKLETLTAKFRTRTRWTPHDYINMTSDCASFIKSRKYITEPLSKEEAGFPIAYSIVVHHKIEMLDRLLRAIYMPQNFYCIHVDKKSEQPFLAAVMGIASCFNNVFVASQLESVVYASWSRVQADLNCMKDLYRMRADWKYLINLCGMDFPIKTNLEIVRKLKSFMGENNLETEKMPLHKEERWKKRYTVVDGKLTNTGTVKTHPPLETPLFSGSAYFVVSREYVRYVLENEKIQKFMEWAQDTYSPDEYLWATIQRIPEVPGSLSLSHKYDLSDMLSVARFVKWQYYEGDISKGAPYPPCTGAHVRAVCVFGAGDLNWMLHTHHLFANKFDMDIDHFAIQCLDEHLRHKALETLNRQPL, from the coding sequence ATGCTGAGGAAGCTGCTGTGCAGAAGACTTTTTTCTTATCCCATTAATTACTGCTTTGTGTTCCTTGTTTTTTCCCTGGTCACCTTCTCTGTTGTAAGGATCCATCAAAAGCCCGAATTTGTAGACAGCAGACCCTTGGAGCTTGTTGGAGAGAATCCTAGTAATATTAATTGCACCAAAGTTGTCCAGGGTGACATAGACGAAATCCAAAAGGCAAAGCTTGAGACACTAACAGCAAAATTCAGAACGCGCACTCGGTGGACACCTCATGACTATATAAACATGACCAGTGACTGTGCTTCTTTCATCAAGAGCCGCAAATACATTACGGAACCCCTTAGTAAAGAAGAGGCGGGGTTTCCAATAGCCTATTCTATAGTGGTTCATCACAAAATCGAAATGCTGGACAGGCTTCTTAGGGCCATCTATATGCCTCAGAATTTCTATTGCATCCATGTGGACAAAAAGTCAGAGCAGCCCTTTCTAGCTGCGGTGATGGGCATTGCATCCTGTTTCAATAATGTCTTTGTGGCCAGTCAATTGGAGAGTGTGGTTTATGCATCATGGAGCCGGGTTCAGGCTGACCTCAACTGCATGAAGGACCTTTACAGAATGCGTGCAGACTGGAAGTACTTGATAAATCTTTGTGGTATGGATTTTCCCATTAAAACCAACCTAGAAATTGTCAGGAAGCTCAAGTCATTCATGGGCGAAAACAACCTTGAAACCGAGAAGATGCCGCTCCATAAAGAAGAAAGGTGGAAAAAGCGGTATACAGTGGTTGATGGAAAGCTGACCAACACGGGGACTGTCAAAACGCATCCTCCACTTGAAACGCCTCTTTTCTCAGGCAGTGCCTATTTTGTGGTCAGTAGGGAGTATGTGAGGTATGtgctagaaaatgaaaaaatccaaaagtttATGGAGTGGGCGCAGGACACGTACAGCCCTGATGAGTATCTCTGGGCCACTATCCAAAGGATCCCTGAAGTCCCTGGCTCTCTCTCCTTGAGCCATAAGTACGACTTGTCGGACATGCTCTCGGTGGCTAGGTTTGTCAAGTGGCAGTACTATGAGGGTGATATTTCTAAGGGCGCTCCCTACCCACCCTGCACCGGGGCCCACGTACGCGCCGTGTGCGTCTTCGGAGCTGGAGACTTGAACTGGATGCTGCACACGCACCACTTGTTTGCCAATAAGTTTGACATGGACATCGACCACTTTGCCATTCAGTGTCTGGACGAGCACCTGAGGCATAAAGCTTTGGAAACATTAAACCGCCAGCCACTGTAG